The following are encoded together in the Streptomyces sp. NBC_00358 genome:
- a CDS encoding carboxymuconolactone decarboxylase family protein codes for MATASETPVLDTLAAMTVDSIERCGLAPDMLLLTRIAALAASDAPPISYMAHIGPAMETGITAAQLQDVLVAIAPIVGTARVMTAAGNITAALGIAIAVADAAIEDQG; via the coding sequence ATGGCCACTGCGTCGGAAACACCTGTCCTGGACACGCTCGCCGCGATGACGGTCGACTCGATCGAACGCTGCGGGCTGGCCCCGGACATGCTGCTGCTCACGCGCATCGCGGCCCTGGCCGCCTCGGACGCCCCGCCGATCTCCTACATGGCCCATATCGGCCCCGCCATGGAAACAGGCATCACCGCGGCCCAGTTGCAGGACGTCCTGGTCGCCATCGCACCCATCGTGGGCACGGCCCGTGTCATGACGGCAGCGGGCAACATCACGGCGGCACTCGGCATCGCGATCGCCGTCGCCGACGCCGCGATCGAAGACCAGGGCTGA
- a CDS encoding alpha/beta hydrolase has translation MSGVVLVHGLYHDPQHFNLVVGELAAARVEVAVPELHRGSLQADTEAVQAVVDAMEQPPLVVGHSYGGSVITGLTGAAHLVYLAAFVPAEGESAARLGGSTKILASSIVQDGDGVTHVDPAAAIEVFYADAPIERATWAASLLRPQKPGCGRGVPECQSWQNTPSTYVICTQDRAIEPDLQREMSRRCSSTLTWHTSHSPFISQPGSVAAVLRSLLLPSTGHSQ, from the coding sequence GTGAGTGGTGTGGTGTTGGTACACGGCCTGTACCACGACCCCCAGCACTTCAACCTGGTCGTCGGGGAGTTGGCTGCTGCCCGAGTCGAGGTCGCTGTTCCGGAACTGCATCGTGGCTCGCTTCAGGCCGACACCGAAGCGGTGCAAGCAGTCGTTGATGCCATGGAACAGCCGCCCCTGGTTGTAGGCCACTCTTACGGCGGGTCAGTCATCACCGGCCTGACAGGTGCTGCTCATTTGGTGTACCTGGCAGCCTTTGTGCCTGCTGAGGGCGAGAGCGCGGCTCGTCTCGGTGGTTCGACCAAGATCCTCGCCTCCTCCATCGTGCAAGACGGAGACGGCGTGACCCACGTGGATCCCGCGGCGGCCATAGAAGTGTTCTACGCCGACGCCCCGATCGAACGTGCGACCTGGGCAGCGTCGTTGCTGCGACCCCAGAAACCGGGATGTGGCCGCGGCGTACCGGAATGCCAATCGTGGCAGAACACACCTTCCACCTACGTCATCTGCACTCAGGATCGCGCGATTGAACCCGACCTGCAGAGGGAGATGAGCAGGCGCTGTTCCAGCACATTGACGTGGCACACGAGCCACTCACCCTTCATCAGCCAGCCCGGCAGCGTCGCCGCCGTACTACGGAGCTTGCTTCTTCCCAGCACCGGACACTCTCAGTGA
- a CDS encoding tyrosine-type recombinase/integrase, with the protein MSAAVGVTEKWPVLGRHERAAGWLQVWCDLGRAPRTIDAYARGLAEYLVVCEREGVDPLAASRAHIALYVRELTARPSRRGVNVVSIDSGSGLANATIQQRLVPVRLFYDFLMEEGLRESNPVGRGRYTPGRRWGGHQRGLVPRLTKLPWIPSEQQWLGILEVARGEPVRNRVMLALAYDAALRREELCSLRTDDLDPAHRTLRVRAETTKNRLERVVPYSASTGVLMSAYLAHRATVSRARGPLFLSESRRNYGQPLSLWTWSKVIRRIAVTADVPQFSTHTTRHLCLTDLARMGWELHAIASFAGHRHTDSTLQYIHLSGRDLADKLARGMEHIHAWRIEALASSNGTLPEVAR; encoded by the coding sequence TTGAGCGCCGCTGTGGGAGTGACGGAGAAGTGGCCGGTGCTGGGGCGCCACGAGAGGGCAGCGGGCTGGCTGCAAGTGTGGTGCGATCTTGGCCGTGCGCCTCGGACGATCGATGCCTACGCCCGCGGGCTGGCCGAGTACCTGGTGGTGTGCGAACGAGAGGGGGTCGACCCACTCGCTGCCAGTCGGGCTCATATTGCCCTTTATGTAAGGGAGTTGACTGCGCGGCCGAGCCGTCGGGGCGTGAACGTGGTCTCGATCGATTCGGGGTCGGGTCTGGCGAACGCCACGATCCAGCAGCGGCTGGTGCCGGTGCGGTTGTTCTACGACTTCCTGATGGAAGAGGGACTGCGGGAGTCCAATCCGGTGGGTCGGGGCCGTTATACGCCGGGCCGTCGTTGGGGTGGGCACCAGCGTGGCCTGGTGCCGCGGCTGACGAAGCTGCCGTGGATCCCCAGCGAACAGCAGTGGTTGGGAATCTTGGAGGTCGCGCGGGGGGAGCCGGTCCGCAACCGGGTGATGCTGGCTTTGGCCTACGATGCCGCGCTGCGGCGCGAAGAGCTGTGCTCGCTGCGGACCGATGACCTGGATCCGGCTCACCGTACGTTGCGGGTACGCGCGGAGACGACGAAGAACCGACTGGAACGGGTGGTGCCGTACTCGGCGTCGACCGGCGTGCTGATGTCGGCCTACCTTGCCCACCGGGCCACGGTCAGCCGGGCGAGAGGCCCGCTGTTCCTCTCCGAATCACGGCGCAACTACGGCCAACCGCTGAGCCTGTGGACGTGGTCGAAGGTGATACGGCGGATCGCCGTGACGGCCGACGTCCCGCAGTTCTCCACGCACACCACCCGGCACCTGTGTCTGACCGATCTGGCCCGGATGGGCTGGGAATTGCACGCGATCGCATCCTTCGCCGGCCACCGTCACACCGACTCCACGCTTCAGTACATCCACCTGTCCGGCCGGGACCTGGCCGATAAGCTCGCCCGCGGCATGGAGCACATCCACGCGTGGCGAATAGAGGCGCTCGCCTCCTCGAACGGCACGTTGCCGGAGGTGGCACGGTGA
- a CDS encoding tyrosine-type recombinase/integrase, translating to MSTSRLALPEENGPERWSWPIIPNHYDTAVEIRPAEVLAVSELGVRNLRRLKDHDPSAASWRVIRRLLVPLEAVNAALDSPPTPHRRRAMLDVIAVLLTRCAETGRTFWGWTSQEWIHLLGRNQTEFHQHAPGWVNDEVRPYLAAHAYLLGSFNEFHRLGSFQRLTLSWRIFGRGLVSSEIARIRAVLASWGYQLGRDDDTLLPMVVCQLLLLNRSPHLEDLDTSLFDRVRREKMLAGSQRYTLHATQRAVAELGFCDPPQPITGRQSVRATGGAKTWEQWVDRWYATSTLTPGVRGAMRSALLRVGRWIAAEKPDVADPTDWTRQTCATWIAAVDRMRVGDYVQRTAGLGDRLGKPLEAATKAGQITALRTFFRDCQEWEWLPRSFDPLRSLAIPRSITALLGPDPRVIADEVWAKLLWAGLNLEAADLPQSQAGQFYPFELVRAVTLTWLFSGQRSNEIARLRVGCIRWQHDGTPITGDSQQVLARDTVCLLDVPPHKTGTAFSKPVDPILGQAVDAWQAVRPDQPKFTDRRTGERVDLLFAIRARRVSTHYINNTVIPMLCRKAGVPDADVRGNITSHRARSTIASQLYNAKEPMTLFELQAWLGHRSPQSTQYYAKITPNTLSKAYSEAGYFERNVRTIEVLVDRDAVASGAAAGGEPWQHYDLGHGYCSYTFFEQCQHRMACARCDFYTPKESTRSQLLEAKGNLQKTAVSIPLTDDEQAAIEDGQAALDRLLDRLADTPTPAGPTPRELDVPATTRLLPLVDVRQGGTGCASR from the coding sequence GTGAGTACATCCCGGCTGGCCCTGCCTGAGGAGAACGGCCCCGAACGCTGGTCCTGGCCGATCATCCCAAACCACTACGACACTGCTGTCGAGATCCGGCCCGCCGAGGTACTGGCAGTGAGCGAACTCGGGGTGCGGAATCTGCGCCGGCTCAAGGACCACGACCCGTCTGCTGCCAGCTGGCGAGTGATCCGCCGTCTGCTGGTCCCGCTGGAGGCGGTCAACGCCGCTCTGGACTCGCCACCCACCCCACACCGTCGGCGCGCCATGCTCGACGTGATCGCTGTGCTGCTGACACGTTGCGCGGAGACCGGCCGAACCTTTTGGGGATGGACCTCGCAGGAGTGGATCCATCTGCTCGGCCGCAACCAGACCGAGTTCCACCAGCACGCCCCGGGCTGGGTCAACGACGAGGTCCGCCCCTATCTTGCCGCGCACGCCTACCTGTTGGGCTCCTTCAACGAATTCCACCGACTCGGCAGCTTCCAGCGACTCACCCTGTCCTGGCGGATCTTCGGACGCGGCCTGGTGAGCAGCGAGATCGCCCGCATCCGCGCGGTCCTCGCGTCCTGGGGCTATCAACTGGGGCGGGACGACGACACGCTGCTGCCGATGGTCGTCTGCCAGCTGCTTCTCCTCAACCGGAGCCCGCATCTGGAGGATCTCGACACCTCGCTGTTCGACCGGGTCCGGCGCGAGAAGATGCTGGCCGGCTCACAGCGCTACACGCTGCACGCCACGCAGCGAGCGGTTGCCGAACTCGGGTTCTGTGATCCTCCGCAGCCCATCACTGGCCGCCAGTCGGTACGGGCGACCGGCGGCGCGAAGACGTGGGAGCAATGGGTCGATCGCTGGTACGCCACCTCTACGCTCACCCCGGGCGTCCGTGGCGCCATGCGTTCCGCCCTCCTCAGGGTGGGCCGGTGGATAGCCGCGGAAAAGCCCGACGTTGCTGACCCGACGGACTGGACGCGGCAGACCTGCGCGACCTGGATCGCCGCAGTGGACCGGATGAGGGTCGGTGACTACGTTCAGCGGACGGCTGGCCTGGGGGACCGTCTCGGCAAGCCGCTCGAAGCGGCGACCAAGGCCGGGCAGATCACCGCGCTGCGAACGTTCTTCAGGGACTGCCAGGAATGGGAGTGGCTGCCCCGCAGCTTCGACCCACTGCGCTCGTTGGCGATCCCTCGCAGCATCACAGCCCTCCTCGGCCCTGACCCGCGGGTGATCGCCGATGAGGTCTGGGCGAAGCTTCTGTGGGCGGGTTTGAACCTGGAAGCCGCTGATCTCCCGCAGTCCCAGGCCGGGCAGTTCTACCCCTTCGAACTGGTCCGCGCAGTCACACTGACCTGGCTGTTCTCCGGTCAACGCAGCAACGAGATAGCCCGATTGAGGGTGGGCTGCATCCGTTGGCAGCACGACGGCACCCCCATCACCGGTGACTCGCAGCAGGTCCTAGCCCGCGACACCGTCTGTCTCCTCGACGTCCCGCCCCACAAGACCGGCACCGCCTTCAGCAAGCCGGTCGACCCGATCCTCGGCCAGGCCGTCGATGCCTGGCAGGCCGTCCGCCCGGATCAACCGAAGTTCACTGACCGCCGCACCGGCGAGCGCGTCGACCTGCTGTTCGCCATCCGGGCCCGCCGCGTCTCCACGCACTACATCAACAACACGGTCATCCCGATGCTCTGCCGCAAGGCCGGAGTCCCGGACGCCGACGTCCGCGGGAACATCACCAGCCACCGGGCCCGGTCCACCATCGCCAGCCAGCTCTACAACGCCAAGGAACCGATGACGCTGTTCGAACTGCAAGCCTGGCTCGGACACCGATCACCGCAATCCACCCAGTACTACGCGAAGATCACCCCGAACACCCTGTCCAAGGCATACTCCGAGGCGGGCTACTTCGAGCGGAACGTCCGCACGATCGAGGTCCTGGTCGACCGGGACGCGGTCGCCTCCGGTGCCGCCGCTGGCGGTGAGCCCTGGCAGCACTACGACCTCGGGCACGGCTACTGCAGCTACACCTTCTTCGAACAGTGCCAGCACCGCATGGCCTGCGCACGCTGCGACTTCTACACCCCAAAGGAATCCACGCGATCCCAACTGCTGGAAGCCAAAGGAAACTTGCAGAAGACGGCCGTGTCCATCCCGCTGACCGACGACGAGCAGGCAGCCATCGAGGACGGCCAGGCGGCCCTAGACCGGCTACTTGACCGCCTCGCCGACACACCCACTCCGGCCGGCCCGACACCACGCGAACTGGACGTGCCAGCGACAACCCGCCTCCTGCCGCTTGTCGACGTCCGACAGGGCGGGACGGGTTGCGCATCGCGCTGA
- a CDS encoding ISL3 family transposase: MEEVVLRLEELLFPSIADVAVLSVDVNDESVRIEARSTAAESVCPGCLCWSRRIHSSYLRFPADVPSGGRRVVLCLRVRRFLCPVISCGRRTFAEQMQGLTRRYGRRTERLRSALAAVGLALAGRAGARMARVFGVSVSRSTVLRLVEALPDPEVPAPRVVGVDEYATRKGRHYGTVLVDVESRRPVDLLPDREASSLAAWLAKRPGVEVVCRDRAPFFAEGATAGAPQAVQVADRWHLWHNLSEAAERCVADHRGCLRVLAPDPAQSVPQPEKFTDPSGSPWPTGHRFADRTRAKHATVHELLAAGLSRRAIGRQLRMTSRTVKLLADAATPEDLFHGQWQGRPSKLDAFKPYLDDRWNQGCTNAWTVWEEIVPLGYQGSYQRVRAYFREKRLSSGPVTARPPSPRVVAGWILRRPETLNETEHLRLKAVLVHCPELDALTGHVRSFGQMLTERQGERLPQWLDAVRRDDLPGLHTLAAGIDRDRDAVIAGLTLPWSSGVVEGHVNRIILWNQRCQAVCLCITSR, from the coding sequence GTGGAAGAAGTGGTGCTACGGCTGGAGGAGTTGCTGTTCCCGTCGATCGCGGACGTGGCGGTGCTGTCGGTCGACGTGAACGATGAGTCGGTGCGCATCGAGGCTCGGAGCACGGCGGCCGAGTCCGTTTGCCCGGGCTGTCTGTGCTGGTCACGGCGGATTCACAGCTCCTACCTGCGGTTTCCCGCTGACGTGCCCAGCGGTGGCAGACGGGTCGTCCTCTGCTTGCGTGTCCGCAGGTTCCTCTGCCCGGTCATCTCCTGCGGGCGCCGGACCTTCGCTGAGCAGATGCAGGGGCTGACCCGTCGATACGGCCGGCGCACCGAGCGCCTGCGGTCGGCGCTGGCCGCGGTCGGCCTCGCGCTCGCCGGACGGGCCGGGGCCCGCATGGCGAGAGTCTTTGGCGTGTCCGTCAGCCGCAGCACGGTGCTGAGGCTGGTCGAAGCTTTGCCCGACCCGGAAGTTCCCGCCCCGCGCGTGGTCGGGGTCGATGAGTACGCGACCCGCAAAGGGCGTCACTACGGGACCGTCCTGGTCGACGTCGAAAGCAGGCGTCCGGTGGACCTGCTGCCCGACCGGGAGGCTTCCAGTCTGGCCGCTTGGCTCGCGAAGCGGCCCGGGGTGGAGGTCGTATGCCGCGACCGGGCACCGTTCTTCGCCGAAGGGGCCACCGCCGGGGCGCCCCAGGCGGTGCAGGTCGCGGACAGGTGGCACCTCTGGCACAACCTGAGCGAGGCCGCTGAGCGTTGTGTCGCAGACCACCGCGGGTGCCTGCGGGTCCTGGCGCCGGATCCAGCCCAGTCCGTCCCCCAGCCGGAGAAGTTCACAGACCCGTCCGGCTCGCCGTGGCCTACCGGGCATCGTTTCGCCGACCGCACCCGCGCCAAGCACGCGACCGTCCACGAACTACTCGCCGCCGGGCTCAGCCGGAGGGCGATCGGCCGCCAACTCCGTATGACCTCCCGCACCGTCAAACTCTTGGCCGACGCAGCCACCCCGGAGGACCTGTTCCACGGCCAATGGCAGGGCCGGCCGTCCAAACTCGACGCCTTCAAGCCCTACCTGGATGACCGCTGGAACCAGGGCTGCACGAACGCCTGGACCGTGTGGGAAGAGATCGTGCCACTCGGCTACCAGGGCAGCTACCAGCGGGTTCGCGCCTATTTCCGGGAGAAGCGGCTCTCGTCGGGCCCCGTCACAGCTCGGCCACCGTCACCCCGCGTCGTCGCCGGATGGATCCTTCGCCGGCCGGAGACTCTCAACGAGACGGAGCACCTTCGGCTCAAAGCCGTTCTGGTCCACTGCCCTGAACTGGACGCCCTCACCGGCCACGTCCGCTCCTTCGGCCAGATGCTCACTGAGCGCCAAGGTGAACGGCTGCCGCAGTGGCTCGATGCAGTCCGGCGAGACGATCTCCCTGGCCTCCACACACTCGCCGCCGGCATCGACCGTGACCGCGATGCGGTCATCGCCGGCCTCACCCTGCCCTGGAGTTCCGGCGTCGTCGAAGGACACGTCAACCGCATCATTCTGTGGAATCAGCGATGTCAAGCCGTGTGCTTGTGCATCACGTCGAGGTAG
- a CDS encoding acyl-CoA dehydrogenase, which translates to MANSLLFNPHTYDPAHFDPETRRLLRATIDWFETRGKTALLGDYMDRAWYADFLEFAAKEGLFATFLTPSADGGGDANKRWDTARNAALNEIFGFYGLNYWYTWQVTILGLGPVWQSANPETRARAARLLSEGHVMAFALSEKSHGADIYQTDMVLTPDGEGGFRADGSKYYIGNGNVAGLVSVFGRRSDIEGPEGYVFFAADSRHPDYHLVQNVVNSQMFVSEFRLEDYPVRAADVMHTGQAAFDAALNTVNIGKFNLCTVGVGICEHAMYEAVTHAHNRVLYGNPVTDFPHVRREFTDAYVRLAAMKLFSDRAADYFRSAGPDDRRYLLFNPMTKMKVTTESEKVIDLLWDVIAAKGFEKDTYFDKACRDIRGLPKLEGTVHVNLALIQKFMGNYLFQPADYAPVPTRLDPADDTFLFAQGPARGLGAIRFHDWRIAYDRFAALPNVARFREQADGLCELLSRHTPDKAQLRDLDFSLALGHLFALVVYGQLVLEQAELTGLDEDLLDEIFAVLVRDFSGYATELHGKAAATEDQAAWALAAIRRPVADPERLARVWSQVEALSGAYEMRP; encoded by the coding sequence ATGGCGAACAGCCTGCTCTTCAACCCGCACACCTACGACCCGGCGCACTTCGACCCGGAGACCCGCCGCCTGCTGAGGGCGACCATCGACTGGTTCGAGACCCGCGGCAAGACGGCACTGCTGGGCGACTACATGGACCGCGCCTGGTACGCCGACTTCCTGGAGTTCGCCGCCAAGGAGGGCCTGTTCGCCACCTTCCTCACCCCGTCCGCCGACGGCGGGGGCGACGCGAACAAGCGCTGGGACACCGCCCGGAACGCCGCCCTCAACGAGATCTTCGGCTTCTACGGCCTCAACTACTGGTACACCTGGCAGGTCACCATCCTCGGCCTCGGCCCGGTGTGGCAGAGCGCGAACCCCGAGACGCGCGCCCGTGCGGCGCGACTGCTCTCCGAGGGACACGTGATGGCCTTCGCCCTGTCCGAGAAGAGCCACGGCGCCGACATCTACCAGACGGACATGGTCCTCACCCCCGACGGTGAGGGCGGCTTCCGCGCCGACGGTTCCAAGTACTACATCGGCAACGGCAACGTCGCCGGACTGGTCTCCGTCTTCGGCCGCCGCTCCGACATCGAGGGCCCCGAGGGCTACGTCTTCTTCGCGGCGGACAGCCGGCACCCGGACTACCACCTGGTGCAGAACGTCGTGAACTCGCAGATGTTCGTCAGCGAGTTCCGCCTGGAGGACTACCCGGTGCGCGCCGCGGACGTGATGCACACCGGCCAGGCCGCCTTCGACGCCGCGCTCAACACCGTCAACATCGGCAAGTTCAACCTGTGCACGGTGGGCGTCGGCATCTGCGAGCACGCCATGTACGAGGCGGTCACCCACGCCCACAACCGCGTCCTGTACGGCAACCCGGTCACCGACTTCCCGCATGTGCGCCGTGAGTTCACCGACGCCTACGTCCGGCTGGCCGCCATGAAGCTCTTCAGCGACCGGGCCGCCGACTACTTCCGCTCCGCCGGTCCCGACGACCGCCGCTACCTGCTCTTCAACCCGATGACCAAGATGAAGGTCACCACCGAGAGCGAGAAGGTCATCGACCTGCTCTGGGACGTCATCGCGGCCAAGGGCTTCGAGAAGGACACCTACTTCGACAAGGCGTGCCGGGACATCCGCGGCCTGCCCAAGCTGGAGGGCACGGTCCACGTCAACCTCGCCCTCATCCAGAAGTTCATGGGCAACTACCTGTTCCAGCCCGCCGATTACGCGCCCGTGCCCACCCGCCTCGATCCGGCGGACGACACGTTCCTGTTCGCGCAGGGTCCGGCCCGCGGTCTGGGTGCCATCCGCTTCCACGACTGGCGCATCGCCTACGACCGGTTCGCCGCGCTGCCCAACGTCGCCCGCTTCCGGGAGCAGGCGGACGGGCTGTGCGAGCTGCTCTCCCGGCACACCCCCGACAAGGCCCAGCTCCGGGACCTCGACTTCTCCCTCGCCCTCGGCCACCTCTTCGCCCTCGTGGTCTACGGCCAACTGGTCCTGGAGCAGGCCGAGCTGACCGGCCTGGACGAGGACCTGCTGGACGAGATCTTCGCCGTCCTGGTCCGTGACTTCTCCGGCTACGCCACCGAGCTGCACGGCAAGGCCGCCGCCACCGAGGACCAGGCGGCCTGGGCGCTGGCCGCCATCCGCCGCCCGGTCGCCGACCCGGAGCGCCTGGCCCGCGTCTGGTCCCAGGTCGAGGCCCTGTCCGGCGCCTACGAGATGCGGCCCTGA
- a CDS encoding PHP domain-containing protein yields the protein MDPVEALDRIAFLLERSLAPTYRVRAFRTAQTLLAGLPPDEVRERAGTGALESLKGIGPKTAQVVREALAGEVPGYLQKVERESSGPLAEGGEALRALLRGDCHLHSDWSDGGSPIEEMGRTAARLGHEWAVLTDHSPRLTVASGLSPERLREQLAVVADLNERWAPFRLLTGIECDILDDGSLDQEPELLERLDVVVVSVHSKLRMDARPMTRRMVAAVRNPLSDVLGHCTGRLLGGRGRPESEFDADAVFAACAETGTAVEINSRPERLDPPRRLLREAVDAGVLFSLDTDAHAPGQLDWQIYGCARAEECGVPAERVVNTWALPELLAWARTRETP from the coding sequence ATGGACCCCGTCGAGGCCCTGGACCGGATCGCGTTCCTGCTGGAACGGAGTCTGGCGCCCACCTATCGCGTCCGGGCCTTCCGGACTGCGCAGACCCTGCTCGCCGGGCTGCCCCCCGACGAGGTGCGCGAGCGCGCCGGGACGGGTGCGCTGGAGTCGCTCAAGGGCATCGGCCCGAAGACCGCGCAGGTGGTGCGGGAGGCGCTGGCCGGCGAGGTGCCGGGCTACCTGCAGAAGGTGGAGCGGGAGTCCTCCGGACCGCTCGCCGAGGGCGGCGAGGCCCTGCGGGCACTGCTGCGCGGGGACTGCCATCTGCACTCCGACTGGTCGGACGGCGGGAGCCCGATCGAGGAGATGGGACGTACGGCCGCGCGGCTCGGCCACGAGTGGGCGGTGCTCACCGACCACTCACCGCGGCTGACGGTGGCGAGCGGCCTGTCGCCGGAGCGGCTGCGCGAACAACTGGCGGTCGTCGCCGACCTCAACGAACGATGGGCTCCCTTCCGGCTCCTCACCGGCATCGAGTGCGACATCCTCGACGACGGATCGCTCGACCAGGAGCCCGAACTGCTGGAGCGGTTGGACGTGGTGGTCGTGTCCGTGCACTCCAAGCTGCGCATGGACGCGCGGCCGATGACCCGCCGGATGGTCGCGGCCGTACGCAACCCGCTCTCGGACGTGCTCGGGCACTGCACCGGGCGGCTGCTCGGCGGTCGCGGCCGGCCCGAGTCCGAGTTCGACGCGGACGCGGTCTTCGCGGCCTGCGCCGAGACCGGCACGGCCGTCGAGATCAACAGCCGCCCGGAGCGCCTCGACCCGCCGCGCCGGCTACTGCGCGAGGCGGTCGACGCGGGCGTCCTGTTCTCCCTGGACACCGACGCGCACGCGCCCGGTCAGCTGGACTGGCAGATCTACGGCTGCGCGCGCGCCGAGGAGTGCGGGGTCCCCGCGGAGCGTGTCGTCAACACGTGGGCCCTGCCCGAGCTGCTGGCCTGGGCCAGGACCCGGGAGACGCCGTGA
- a CDS encoding SDR family NAD(P)-dependent oxidoreductase: MSTAQHRIGSGFGARSTADDVLQGIDLSGKLAVVTGGYSGLGLETTRALAGAGARVVVPARRPATAREALEGVDGVETDELDLGDLDSVRAFAERFLASGRVIDIVIDSAGIMACPETRVGPGWEAQFATNHLGHFALVNRLWPAIEPGGARVVSVSSAGHHYSGIRWDDVHWRTGYDKWEAYGQAKTANVLFAVELDRRGRDSGVRAFSLHPGGILTPLQRHLPKQEMVERGWIDEDGKPLDPEGFKTPRQGAATQVWAATSPRLAGLGGVYCEDCDIAENAPADGTRTGVRGYATDPAEAARLWELSAELTGVNAFA, translated from the coding sequence ATGAGCACTGCACAGCACAGGATCGGTTCGGGATTCGGCGCCCGGAGCACCGCCGACGACGTCCTCCAGGGAATCGACCTCTCCGGCAAGCTCGCCGTCGTCACCGGCGGCTACTCGGGGCTCGGCCTGGAGACGACCAGGGCGCTGGCCGGGGCGGGCGCCCGGGTCGTGGTCCCCGCCCGGCGCCCGGCGACCGCGCGCGAGGCACTGGAAGGCGTCGACGGGGTCGAGACCGACGAGCTCGACCTCGGCGACCTGGACAGCGTGCGCGCCTTCGCCGAACGGTTCCTCGCCTCGGGCCGTGTCATCGACATCGTCATCGACAGCGCCGGCATCATGGCCTGCCCCGAGACCCGGGTCGGCCCCGGCTGGGAGGCCCAGTTCGCGACCAACCACCTCGGTCACTTCGCGCTGGTCAACCGGCTCTGGCCGGCGATCGAGCCGGGCGGCGCGCGGGTCGTGTCCGTGTCCTCCGCCGGCCACCACTACTCCGGCATCCGCTGGGACGACGTGCACTGGCGGACCGGCTACGACAAGTGGGAGGCCTACGGCCAGGCGAAGACGGCGAACGTGCTGTTCGCCGTGGAGCTCGACCGGCGCGGCCGGGACTCCGGCGTACGGGCCTTCTCGCTGCACCCCGGCGGCATCCTCACCCCGCTCCAGCGGCACCTGCCCAAGCAGGAGATGGTCGAGCGCGGCTGGATCGACGAGGACGGCAAGCCGCTCGACCCCGAGGGCTTCAAGACGCCCCGACAGGGTGCGGCCACCCAGGTGTGGGCCGCGACCTCACCGCGGCTCGCGGGACTGGGCGGGGTGTACTGCGAGGACTGCGACATCGCCGAGAACGCCCCGGCGGACGGCACCCGGACCGGCGTACGCGGCTACGCGACCGACCCCGCCGAAGCCGCCCGGCTGTGGGAACTCTCGGCGGAGCTGACCGGGGTGAACGCCTTCGCGTGA